The Candidatus Saccharibacteria bacterium RAAC3_TM7_1 nucleotide sequence AGATCGGGATCAACCTCCAGTCGGCTGCCGAGTCCGGTACAGACCGGACAGGCTCCGTGTGGGGCATTAAAGCTAAACAAGCGCGGCTCTAGCTCCGGGATATCTTCGTTTGGATGATCAACGCAGGCGTAGCGCTGACTGAAGGTGCGTGTGGTCTCATCATCTACGTGGTGGATTTCCACGACGCCATCGGCAATCTCGAGCGCCTGCTCGACGGACTGCGTAATACGCGTAATCTGTGCCGGAGCCATAACAATACGATCGACCACGATCTCTATGTCGTGCTTATACTTTTTATCAAGCTCTGGAAACTCATCAAGTGCATAGACGACACCGTCGACACGGGCACGGGCAAACCCAAGCCGGCGATACTGTTCCGGTACATGAGCAAACTCACCCTTTTTGTCTTTGACGATCGGAGCGAGAATCATTAGTTTTGCGCCTTCGTCAATTTTCATAACTTCATCGATAATCGCTTGTGGCGTGCGTCGTGAGACTTCTTTACCACATACCGGACAGTGCGGTACGCCGATACGAGCAAACAGCAGACGCAGATAGTCATAGATCTCTGTCACCGTAGCCACCGTACTACGCGGATTGCGGCTGGTTGATTTTTGGTCGATCGAAATCGCCGGACTGAGACCATCGATCTGGTCAACGTCCGGCTTTTCCATCAATCCTAAGAATTGGCGTGCGTAGCTCGACAAACTTTCAACATAGCGACGCTGCCCCTCGGCGTAAATAGTATCAAAAGCTAACGAAGATTTTCCCGAGCCAGACAACCCAGTAATAACCACCAGCTTGTCGCGCGGAATTTCGACACTAATATCTTTGAGGTTGTGCTCTCGGGCGCCAACCACACGAATTACATCAGACATAACATCCTATTATAGCATTTTTTACCCTTCTCTGCCCAGACCGTATTGATGGGCCAGCTACCGGGTGCTCCCTCGTAAACTTGTTATGCTTGCATCTATTTGACAAACCTAGTATATTCGTATGAAATTTATACGTTCAAGGAGTGGCGACGTGCAAAAAGTTATCATCATCAGCTGTCTTGTCGGCTCGGCAACTATCATACTGATTACCTCAGGTTTTTTTAATAGTCTACTGCTCTTTCTACTCATCGGAAAACTACCTGGCCTTACTACGACACTAACTGCTGAAACGATGCAAGTAGTCACCGCTTTTAGTACAGTTCTCTTTGCTTTTATAACGCTAAACCGTAACCGTCAGCACCTCGCATCACTCGCTATGCAGCTGGATAAATTACTCCGAACTGTCGGTAGTGTCGTCGTCAGCCGGCAAAATCGCCTCCGCCCATAGTTGCAGCTCTTGTAGAAGAAACTGTTTTTTATCGTCTGTTGTCGCCGCGGCCAATCGCTGCAAGGACGAGGCAAAACGCGGTAGCTGTGCCTGCAAGCGACTGGCACGCCAGGCTTCCCACTGCTTGACCTCATCTTCACTGAGCACACCGGGAAAGCTGCGTGCTTTGTAGTGAAGCAGCAGCGGACTGAGCCGTTCATCGCTAAAGTTCGGCTGGAAGTCAGCCAGCTGCTCAGGCGAAGCATTGCGTACGGCTTCGATACGTACTTTGTCGGAGCCATCAATAAAGCCATCATAAAGCTGCGCCTCAACGTCGGGACTTGGCGGATAATCACGTGATTTTTCGTACAAGCTGCGCAACTTTTCGGCAAAGTCCGGCCGCGAGAGAAGAATTTTCTTGTGCGCTTCAACTGTCTCAATATCAAGACTAATCTTTTGCCAGCCTCCAGCCTCCTCGAGCACTCCTAATGGAGCAACTGCTGGAGTGCGGTTGTACTGCAATACCTTAAGCGGCACTGGCACGAAGTCATCTGCCTTCCTTTGTTCCCATGTTGCAAAAAGCCGTTTCTTCAACTCATCTACCGAGAGATCAATGAACGGCGTCGGGTCATGCCGCAGATCATAAACGACGACATTACCATTCGGTGCCGCTGTCAACGGAAAAGCTACTGTCGTTTTGTTATAGGCGGTCTCATAGCGGCCGCTGGTATAGACGAACGGCTGTTTTTCGTCGAGGTTGACCAGCTTTTGCACCGCCTTTTTGTCGCGCATGGTAAAAAGATAATCAAAGAGTTTTCGCTGGTTGTCGCGGATCAGCTTTGCCACCGCGATGAGCGCTTCAACATCCGATAAAGCGTCATGGGCTTTCGTATGCTCGATGCCATTCACCTTACTGATCAATTCCAGGCGATTAGTTGGCTGACCGTCGTTATCGACAGGCCACTCGATGCCCTCCGGCCGAAGTGCTCGCGTCATACGCACCACGTCTAGTATGTCCCAACGTGATCGGCCGTTTGACCATGCCCACTCGTACGGGTCGTGGAAATTACGCCATAATAGATGGCGGATAAATTCATCGTCAAAACGGACATTATTGAACCCGACCGTCACCGACTCTTCAGTAAATACGTCGCTCATCAAGAACTTGGCAAACTCGGCTTCTGTCAGGCCATCGCGCTGCGTATCTTGCGGTGTAATACCCGTCACCATGATGGCATCTGGACTCGGCAAGGTGTCGTCATTTAGTCTCACCAGTACATTGTGCGGCTCGCCGATAGGGTTCAGTTCTCTATCCGTACGAATGCCGGCAAATTGCATGATACGGTCGTCACGTCCGCTCAGCCCGCTCGTCTCTAGATCGTAGAAATAGAATGTTTGCATCTACTATCTAGCATAACAAATTTTAATTCTTTCAGCTGAAAGAACAGAGAAAACCTGTCTCGACAAGATAAAGGATTAATCTTCTCTTTGCTCAATAAGTGTAAATTCGGCTTTGCCAATACGAATAATTGAGTCGCCGACAGCGCCCTGCCGGGTGAGTTCGTGCATGATGCCCATCTTTTTCATAATGTCACGTAGGCGATTGACGTTCTGAAAGCCGCTGAAATCGGTTCGGCGAGCGAATTTCTCAATCCGTGTCCCGGTGACTTCAAAGTATTCCTGTTCATCTTCGTCCTTCTTGCGCTCGACGCGCCAGGCCTTTTCATGCTCGACCCTCGATAGAGTTATGCGTGGTGTCGCAGCATCCTCCGTTTCCTCGGAAGCAATAGTCTCCCGAGCATCCTTGACGAGCGTATTCAGCGCTCGCAAAAGATCAGTGATGCCGATATGAGCAGCTGAAGAAATTGCGACAATCTGTTGATCCTTGGCTACTTTTTTCAGCTCGTCCTTTTGCATCGTGAGTAAATCCTCGTCGAGTCCTTCAACTTTCGTGAGCGCAATAATCTCCGGTCGCTTGACGAGTTCCGGGCTATAGCGTTCCAGCTCCTGACGAATTGTCTGATAATCCTTAGCAACGTCATTCGAGTAGGCGTCGATTAGATGGAGAAGCACCGACGTGCGTTCAACGTGGCGAAGGAAGGCATCACCGAGACCTTTTCCTTCACTGGCGCCTTCGATTAGCCCCGGTATATCCGCAATCAGGAGACTGTCTTCATCGATATCAGCTACACCTAGGTTAGGGGTTAATGTCGTGAAAGGATAGTCGGCGATTTCCGGCCGGGCGTTACTGACTACGCTTAAGAATGTCGATTTACCAGCGTTTGGAAAACCCACCAAGCCAACATCGGCGAGCAATTTTAGCTCCAATTCTGCCTCAAAAGTGTCACCCGCTTCACCGAGCTCGGCGATCTTTGGCGTCTGCCTGACCGACGACTTAAAGTGGGCGTTACCAAAACCGCCATCACCACCTTTGGCGATAACCGCCTGCTGGAAGTCTTCAACCAGATCGGCAATGACACGACCATCGCGCTTGACCACCGTCCCGATCGGCACTTTGACGATCAACCCCTCGCCCGATCTGCCACGACGGTTTCGTTTTGCTCCATTTTTACCCGGTTTAGCCTTCAACTCCGGCTTATAACGAAAGTCGAGTAGCGTATTTAGGTTCTTGGTAGCTTCGAAAATGACATCGCCGCCACGTCCACCATCACCACCATCTGGACCGCCTTTATCAATATAAATTTCATGACGAAAACTGACGGCTCCATCGCCGCCCTTGCCTGCTTGAATAAATACTTTCGCGGTATCGACAAACATCTTCCCCCAGTATAGCAGTAAACCACCTCAGATAACAGAGGTGGTTTACTGACCATGATATTTTATCTAGTGAATATACTGGTAAGCACTGGCCTGACCAGCCGAGATTGTGCGCTGGTCAACGATATTAAACCCACCATAGGCGTAATTATTCATCTCGGTGATCACAATATCGCCGTTACGTTTGACGCGCTCAACGACGGCGACATGGCCAAAGTAGCCGGCTGTATCAACCAAGACCGCCCCTGTTGACGGTGTCCCGTCTACTCGGTACCCAGCAGCGCGTGCATTGATTGCCCAGGTATTAGCGTTGCCCCAGTTGCTACCGACCGGCATGCCAAGTTGCATACGACGCTCATAGACATAGTAAGTACAGTTACCAAACGCGTAACCATTGCCGGTGGTTCCGCCGATACCCCTGCGGAGGACGCTACCACCTAAATCACCGGTCTGAAGTGGTGCGATAGTTGGTGCCGGAGCCGGTTTGACACCATCGGGAATAATTAGTGCGCCACCCGTTTTTACACCAATAATCTCTAGGTTATTGTATGTCTTGATGCGGTCAGAACTGGTGGCAAACTTATCGGCGATGCTTTGCAGCGTGTCACCGCTCTTGACGGTATACATAATGCCGCTGGTTGGCAATATCTTCAGTTTCTGTCCGGCGGTCAGTGCGTCGCTATCAGGTAGGCCATTCGCCCAGCGAATTGTATCGGAGGTAACACCGAATTGAGCAGCAACCGACGGGACAGTATCACCTCTTTTGACGGTGTACGTCTGAACGATGCGACTGAGTGAACTGTCTGCACTGATAATCTGTGGTTTAGCACTCGTCGTCGAGCTAGCTTGCGCAAGCTCACTCTTTACGGTGAGCGACGTAGAAAGGTTAGCGGCATTAAGAGCCACTGGTAAATTAGTTCGTTCTGCTAAATCAGCGGCAACACTAGTCGCCACTACCTTATCCACTGATGGAGCGGTGTCCTCGGCAGTAAGCGATGTATCAACCGCACTACCATTGACGATAGCGGCTTGACCGTTTGCTTTTTGGGGTGACTCGTAGCCAATTGCTACGACGGTAACAAGGAGAAGGAAAGCACCAACATAGGCTGCTATACGGCTAGCGGCTGAGTGCGGAAAGTACCGTTTATGTCGCTGTTGATGTTTGGTAAGTGCCGGCCGGCTAAGGCTAGTGGCTGATGCGTGAGCAATGCTCGATGCAATCTGGGTACGAATTATTGTTCTCCTGCCACCCGGATTACTCCATGGGGGCGACTACCATACTATGTCTTACTTCTCGCAGTAGAACAGGACACGTGTCGACCGTTTCATTAGTTACTATTTCATAGCTGTTGAAGCTGTACTTTTTACGCGTGTGTCCGTAGCGACAATTCTGGTAGGCGCATTTACTGAGATCCGGGCACCCACTCGCAACACAGATCATATCTGTTGTCGTGCCGTTTTCCCGTAAATGTGCTGTCACCCATTGTACCAATGCTTATACGCGGTGTCAACGCGAAAAGGCTTAGTTTACAGAGGTAGTAATATTTTTCCACCTCTGTTAAGGTTACAAAATTTTACACTTCTCCTGACAGTGGTGCTCGATATTTGCCTCATGTTCGGTATTGGTGTGGGCAAAGTAGGTTTTACCGTCGTCACCACTGAGAAAATAGAGGTATTCCCCTTTTGCCGGATGTGCGACCGCGTAGAGTGCCGAAGCACCCGGCGAAGCGATTGGCCCGGGCGGTAGACCAGGGTATTTTCGCGTATTATAGGGGGAGTCAAGGTTGGGGCTACGTGCCTGACCGGTCTTATCGGCGATGTATTGATAGGTAACGTCCGAGCCAAGCGGCATGTCCTTCTTTAGCCGTAAGTAGAAAACCTGCGCCACCTGCTGTTGGTCGGCAGGCGAAGTAACCTCCCGTTGGATAATAGACGCAAGGGTAATTCCTTCATATAGTGTCAAGCCTTGCTTTTTATAGAGTGTAGCTAGATCGTCTTTTTTGACGATTGCACTAAACTCTTCAAAAGATCGTATAAGCACGTCCTGAGCGCTGGCATTAGCCGGAAATTCATACGTCTCACCATAGATATATCCCTCTAGATTGGCCGATGCCGGTTTGTCGGCAAATAGTGGCAGATCGTATGTCTTAGCAAAAGCTGCTGCGATAGCCGCTTCGCTAAAGCCGGCTTTTTTGAGTGCTTTTTCGTGCCCCTCAAGCGTATCACCAGGCAGAAACGTCACCGAAAACGTATCGACATCACCAGAGGTCAGTTGGCGGACGAGCTTTGGTACATCGTCGCCCTTGCTCAGGCGATATGGTCCCGCCTGGAGCTTATCTGCCACTTGGTGCAGGCGAACATACCAGTTGAAGGCTGCCTCACTGCGAATCAACTGCTTATCCTTGAGAAGCGCAGCGATACCAGCAGGGCCGGTGCCCGCCTTAACCGTCACCGCTATTTTTTGATCGCTGCCGGGCGAAACCGCCTGTAACTGACTCGCATACCATAGCCATATCGCTCCAACAGTCACAATCGCCAGCACGAGGAGTGCCACCAAGCCGATAGCCATATACTTTAGCTTCGAGCGTCTCGCTGGCGCAGGAGACGGAGCTGGCAATACGGGTACCGGAAGCGGCTGACTAGCTGGCTGCTGCGACGACTGCGGCTTCGTGGGCGGCGTAATATCATTCATCATACGCGCTGCTCCAGATAGTCCTGCAAGATAATGGTCGCCGCCTCGGCGTCAATATCACCTTTTGTATAGGCACCGCCGCGTTTTTTTAGCCGATCTTCCGCTAGTACACTAGTCAGCGATTCGTCTTGGAACTCAAGATGTGGTGCCATATCTTTAAGATTTTCACTAAACGCTTCCACCAGGCGGCTCTGCGCCGTCGGCTCGCCCGCTTGATTGCGTGGATAGCCAACAACAATATGGCTAATGTTATTATCGATGACTAGACGGGCAATTTCTCTTAGTTCATTGCCGTCAACATCGAGCGTACCGTAGGGAATGGCAATACGCACAATGTCGTCAGCCAATGCAACACCGATCCGTACTGTTCCTACATCGAGTCCTAAATACGCTTTAGTGTGTGTCATTGACCTTGAATTCTACGGTTATTTTCTTCACGTCATCTGGCACGGTATTGAGCCAGAAAGGAAAGAATTTCACATCAACATTTTCGATGCCCTGAATATCCTGGAGAGCGCTTTGAATATCACCGAACTGTTTACCTTTTGATTGCGCTTTGATCGCCGTTTCATCGAGCTTCGGGCCTAGTTTTGCGGTTGCTATCAGCGTTAAGTCCGCCCCTGTTTTTGTACCTTTTACATCCTGGAAGTTGGCAGCGCTTGCTCCATTCTCGTAGATGCGCTGATCCGGACTATCTTTTAGATGATTCTTGAGGTAGGCATTGAGGTAGCCGTCCAACTCTTTTTTATTGACACCAAATAGGCTGTAGGTCACTGTACTGGTTAAGGTGGCCGACCCGGCGCTCGCATCGGCACCAACAGCCGGTGAGCTCTTGACGTCGCTATAGTCCTTCCTGAAGCTGTCATCAAGCACTTTCACGTCGCTATCAAATTTATTCTTCAGCTGCCCCTTCATACTGTCGGTAGTGTTTTTTACCAGTTGTTCTTTCGCCGTCTGAACATCAGCGGCGGTAACGACTTTAACGATATTGTCCGTACCACCAGCGGTCGGCCCGTCGAAGCTGGCATTAACATCGCTCGGTGCTCCACTCAAGCTACCGGTCTCACTGTTATATTTTGCTCCCGCTTCGGCAGCCTTTACCCCACCAGAACCCTGACCAGACGATGGGCAGGTAATATTACCGCAGGGAAATGAGGCGGCGGGAACCGTGACTGACTCGGTCGTCACGAATACCAGACCGCTTTCCGAGGTTAGTTTCGTACCGCTGCTGACAGTCTGCTGACTCAAACTATTATTTGTAAAGTTCACCGTCCCGGTGGCGGTGTTGCCAATATTTTTTTTACCGGTCGGGATAAAGTCGACTGATTTCTCCTCCGCTTCCGAGACCTTGATAGCCTTGAGGGTTCCCTTGGTGCTGTCTGTTGTCAAACCCGTCCCGGCCTTCACGGCTTCATTGACCGAAGAATCGGTCGTCTTGGCCGATACGATGACCGTGGCGTGTGGCGCAAAGACGATCGCCCAAACAAAAAATACAATCAGGAGGGCGAGACCAGCGATACCGAGAATGAGTTTTTTCCGGAAGCTATTGAAGTTGGGTACTTTCACGCCCGATTTGACTTTAGGTTTCTTGACGGGACTGGCGGTCGACGAAAGCGGCTCCGAAAGATCGATCGTCGCCAGCGACGGCGCGACGGCCACCGCTTCAGCCGAGGCTTCTTTGGATGACTGTTTGGCGTGCTCACCTATCGGTAATGAGCTACCATCGATAATATCGTCCTCATCGTCAACTTCCAGGGCAGTTACTTCTGGTACCTCTGGCTTGGATTGGAGGTTCTTTGCTACCGGTAGATTAGTAGAAGCTGCCAGGCTCATCAGGGCGCTGTTGTTGGTGATCAATACTAAACGTTTGTCGGCTTGCTTGGCTGCCCGTTCTAGGAGACGTAGGTTAACCGCACTCTGCAACACGCCGACGCGCTTGGGCGGCACCAGGGCGACAACTTTCTCTTTGGTTGCCTTGACCTTGCCGATGATGGCGGTGATGTCGTCTTCGACATCAATGTAGATTACCTCTTTATGCATTGGCTAAATTCGTAAGATCCGGTTTAATTTTTCTTTCACGCTATCAGCGTCGTCACTCCCCATAATTGTATCATAGCCTACCCGGAGCAACCCCATGGCGGTGATAAAGGTGTGGTCGGTGGCTTTACCTGTCGTATCGTCAATACCCAAAACTTCGTGAGGCGAGATGTGATGGACGGTTGGCCGCTTCGTAAATGGTAATTCTTTATACCACTCGCGTTCCGACAATGCCTCCACTAGTTTTTTCAAGCTGGCGCCACCACCACAGAGTAGAATACGGTTTGGCAGATGGTCGACCGACTCAAACTCACCGAGTGCCAGTTCGACGCCAGACAGCCAGACATCGAGCGTCTTGTCGATCGCTGCTTCCGCCTGATGTTTGACCGCAGCCTTGATTTGTTCGTGGTCAAGGTGGACTTTTAGTTTCTCGGCATCGTTGTATGTCAGATCCATTTCACTGGCAATGGTGCGCGTAAAACTGCGACCGCCGATACCGAACATGCGCGTACCTTCAACGCCACCATCATTGACGACAGCAATATCCGTCGTACCGCCACCAACATCAGCTAAGATAGCCGTAAACGTACTACTGGCATCGTTACCAAGCACACTTCTGGAAACGGCAAATGGCTCCGCAGCGACAGCAACAAGTTCGAGCGCTAGCTCGTCGGCGACGCGCTCCAATGCACCGATGTGTACCATTGGCGCAAAAGCCGTATAGATCTGTACGGCCACATCTTTTCCTTGAAAACCGATCGGGTTTGAGACCTTATAGCCATCAATATGAATACTGACGAGTGCCGAGTTGACAAGCTTGATCTCAACTTCTTCGTTGCCGGTTTCAAGTGCAATTTGCTTCTGCGCTTTGGCCTGGGCGCGCTCCTGGACTTTCTCGATGATAAATTCCATTTCGCTGACGTCGAGTGGCCGGTCGGGTTGTGGACGACGATAGCGAATCGTATTCGTCAAACCTTTGACCAACTCACCAGCGATACCAATCACCACACGCTTGGCCTGCAAACCAGCTTGATCCTCCGCTTCGGTTAAGGCTTCTTCGCAGTTCTGAACAACACCAGCAATATCAGCGATGGCACCAGAGTGCATGTCACTAATATTTTGGCGTTTGCGGCCGACGCCGACGATTTTTAGCTGGTCACCCTCAATGCGAGCGATCAGAGCTTTGACGAATTCTGTTCCGATGTCGAGCGCGACGATATGTTGTTTGTCTTCCGACTCTTGGCGAGCCTGGCGTAACTGACGTAATTTTTCTAAAACCATAAGTGCTTCCATTATACTACTTGTTGAATATTTTAGGCAGCCTTCTTCCTATTGCATTACCATAAATAATATGATATAATTGAGCTTGATATGTCTCATGATTTTGATGCACCGGCTTCCTCGCGCGAAACAGATCTTTTGCGTCTAGAGCTTGGTGATGACGTCAGACAATTTCTCGATACCGTTGAGCAAAACGGCTTCGACAGAGATGAAGCGACCTACACCTTTACTGACCAGGACTTTTTGGCACATACCTGGCTACCTATCGACCTTGCCAGCCTAGTGGCGACAAATAACACGGCTATGAAACGGATTGATGTCAGTTATAGCAACGAGCCAGGTCAAGCACGACCGGGTACAGCCGTGGTACTCTACCTAGAAAACGGCGAACGGATCACCCTCACCAAACAAGCTGGTGATCCAGCGAAAAGCGATTTTGGGTTTGACTACACCGACGCCGAAGACACGCTCGAGCCGATCACACGAAGTGACGTCATGCGGCTTATTACCTCCCTGCTATCCCCTGACATGTCCCAGGAACGAGCCACTATGTCGTACATTCTTGCTGAAAAGAAAGATGAAAACGACCTCGACCCCACCCACCCCTACTTGGCTCTCCTTATCACGCAACTTCTGCCCCAGCGAGCCGATACCTGGAAACGAGAAGAAAGCGTTGAACTACCAATTGAAGACGACCGAGACTCTCTAAAAGTCGTAAAAATGACCGGAACCGAACAGAGTGTAGCAAAAGTAAGCTTTATTCAGGAAGGATCAGAAATATCACCTGAGAGCTATTTTGAAGCAACCGCTACCCAGGATATCGATAGCCCCGAAGCGTACGTCAGTTTTGAACGAGCGTGGTCGATGGATCAAGCGCCCGAATTCGGCGATGCCGAACAGCAAGTGCATGTCTACGACTTCATGAGGACGGTCGTCAGATTGGCTGAAAAAGCTATCGGTACCTCCTCCCCCCTCTCTTCCTACGAGATGGAAGCCGCTCGAATCTTGCGAAAAGAAGCTCGAGAAGAAAAAGCTGACGAAGAAGATTTAGACTAAGACTGCTTTAATCCGGCGAATACCGGCGCTGGAGGCTTCTTCTTTTAGAATCTTGAATTTTTTGCCATCTTCGAACAGTTGTAAAGTGTGATCGACATGCGGACCGCCGCAGATTTCAAAGCTAAATGGTTTGTCTTCACCGTCCGCAATCATCTTGTAGACTTTTACTGTCTCGCCGTAGCGATCACCAAACTGACCAAGTGCACCCATTTCCTCACGGGCGACTTGCGTCGGATATTCCGCAAAGTTGACTTTTAGATCTTTTGCGATCTGCTCGTTGACGATTCTCTCGACTTCATCAAGCTGCTCACGAGTGACTTTTTCCGGGTGCGAGAAGTCGAAACGCAGACGTTCTTCCGTGATGTTGCTACCCCGCTGCACCACGTGATCGCCCAGCACGTCACGCAGTGCCTGGTACATCAAGTGTGTCGCGGTGTGGTATTTCTTGTGTTGCAATGTCTGCCCGCCGAGGCCGCCCTTGAAGGTACCTTTGGCTGCAGTTTGTGAACGCTCTCTTTGCTCCTGCATCTTTTTATCAAACTCTTCTTTTATCTGAGAGCTATTCCAGGGTATTTTAGCGAAATATCCTAAATTTTCTAACTTACTAAGCTCTTCATATAGAACTTCAAGTCCAAGTTCATAGGGGTATCCATGAGTATCATAAAGCGTAAATAATAATCCACCAAAATATTCTGAGCCAGGGATAGTAAAGTCACCGCCATGTGTTTTCGGATCATTAATTATGACTTTAGTTTTCTCAAAGACTATCTCTAGTTCTCTGCGAAGATAATGTGATCCTTTACGCAGCGTCTGGCGGAAGACTTTTTCTTCTTTTACCAGCACTGCAATAACTTCCTCGCGCTTTTCAGCCACTTCCGGAAAGTCATCATGATAGAGATCGGCGATCACTGGCACGATTTCTTCCATAAAGTTCTGCTCGACACCGAGTTCAAAGGCAAAGCGAATCGCACGGCGCAGCAAGCGGCGCATGACATAACCCTGCTCTTTATTGCTCGGTACGCAGCCGTCAACCGCCAGGAAGGTAGCAGCGCGTAGGTGATCGGCAATCACGCGCATAGCATTCGTGTGCGAGTCGTACGTCTTGCCGCTGAGCTTTTCGAGTTTCTCGATGATCGGCCACATTAGGCTGATTTTGAAAACATCCGGGTCGTTTAACTTCGCAGCAGCGATACGCTCCAGACCGGAACCGTGGTCGATATTCTTTTGCTCAAGTTCTTCAAACTTTCCTTCCGCGACTTTGCGATACGCCATGAAGACGTTGTTGCCGATTTCCATGAAGCGGCCACAGTCACAGTTCGGGTGGCAGTACTCACCGTACTCAGGGTTGTGCGGCGTCTCGAAATCATAAAACATTTCACTGTCCGGGCCGCACGGGTCGCCGACTGGCGTGTTCTCTTCGTTACCGTTACGACTCCACCAGTTTTTACTACCATCGTAGTAAAAGATCCGTTCGCCGTCTTTAATTCCTCGCACGTAGCCGGCTTCTTCCGAACCGATTTCAGCCACGTCGTTTGAAAGGCCGGCTTTTTCAAATAAGCCTTGCCAGACTTTCGCCGCTTCTTCGTCTTTCGGTATATCGTATTTTTCGTTGCCACCGTAGCAGGTCACGTAAATCTTGCTCATGTCGAGCTTCACAATGTCGGAGAGAAACTCCCACATCCAGTCGATCTGCTGCTGCTTGAAATAGTCGCCCATGCTCCAGTTGCCGAGCATCTCAAAAAATGTCGTGTGGCGATTGTCGCCAATGTCATCGATATCCTGAGCACGCAAACACGTCTGCGAGTCAACAATTCGCCTCCCTTCTGGGTGTGGCTCACCGAGCAGGTACGGAATCATCGGCTGCATACCGGAGCCGGTGAACAATGTCGTAGGGTCGTCTTTTAAGACCAAGGGCGCGCGTTTGATTTGTACGTGTCCCCGGTCTTCAAAGAATTTCAAATAAGCATTACGGATTTCATGAGCATTCATCTCTGTAAATTATAGCAGAAGTTCCTGTCGGATATTATAGGCAGTTTGTGATTGGAAAATATTCATTGATACCTGCTCCGCTCTCCTTGAAA carries:
- a CDS encoding Exodeoxyribonuclease I (RAAC3_TM7_1_43); its protein translation is MQTFYFYDLETSGLSGRDDRIMQFAGIRTDRELNPIGEPHNVLVRLNDDTLPSPDAIMVTGITPQDTQRDGLTEAEFAKFLMSDVFTEESVTVGFNNVRFDDEFIRHLLWRNFHDPYEWAWSNGRSRWDILDVVRMTRALRPEGIEWPVDNDGQPTNRLELISKVNGIEHTKAHDALSDVEALIAVAKLIRDNQRKLFDYLFTMRDKKAVQKLVNLDEKQPFVYTSGRYETAYNKTTVAFPLTAAPNGNVVVYDLRHDPTPFIDLSVDELKKRLFATWEQRKADDFVPVPLKVLQYNRTPAVAPLGVLEEAGGWQKISLDIETVEAHKKILLSRPDFAEKLRSLYEKSRDYPPSPDVEAQLYDGFIDGSDKVRIEAVRNASPEQLADFQPNFSDERLSPLLLHYKARSFPGVLSEDEVKQWEAWRASRLQAQLPRFASSLQRLAAATTDDKKQFLLQELQLWAEAILPADDDTTDSSE
- a CDS encoding CHAP protein (RAAC3_TM7_1_45), producing MDKVVATSVAADLAERTNLPVALNAANLSTSLTVKSELAQASSTTSAKPQIISADSSLSRIVQTYTVKRGDTVPSVAAQFGVTSDTIRWANGLPDSDALTAGQKLKILPTSGIMYTVKSGDTLQSIADKFATSSDRIKTYNNLEIIGVKTGGALIIPDGVKPAPAPTIAPLQTGDLGGSVLRRGIGGTTGNGYAFGNCTYYVYERRMQLGMPVGSNWGNANTWAINARAAGYRVDGTPSTGAVLVDTAGYFGHVAVVERVKRNGDIVITEMNNYAYGGFNIVDQRTISAGQASAYQYIH
- a CDS encoding hypothetical protein (RAAC3_TM7_1_48), whose protein sequence is MHKEVIYIDVEDDITAIIGKVKATKEKVVALVPPKRVGVLQSAVNLRLLERAAKQADKRLVLITNNSALMSLAASTNLPVAKNLQSKPEVPEVTALEVDDEDDIIDGSSLPIGEHAKQSSKEASAEAVAVAPSLATIDLSEPLSSTASPVKKPKVKSGVKVPNFNSFRKKLILGIAGLALLIVFFVWAIVFAPHATVIVSAKTTDSSVNEAVKAGTGLTTDSTKGTLKAIKVSEAEEKSVDFIPTGKKNIGNTATGTVNFTNNSLSQQTVSSGTKLTSESGLVFVTTESVTVPAASFPCGNITCPSSGQGSGGVKAAEAGAKYNSETGSLSGAPSDVNASFDGPTAGGTDNIVKVVTAADVQTAKEQLVKNTTDSMKGQLKNKFDSDVKVLDDSFRKDYSDVKSSPAVGADASAGSATLTSTVTYSLFGVNKKELDGYLNAYLKNHLKDSPDQRIYENGASAANFQDVKGTKTGADLTLIATAKLGPKLDETAIKAQSKGKQFGDIQSALQDIQGIENVDVKFFPFWLNTVPDDVKKITVEFKVNDTH
- a CDS encoding Aminodeoxychorismate lyase (RAAC3_TM7_1_46), which produces MMNDITPPTKPQSSQQPASQPLPVPVLPAPSPAPARRSKLKYMAIGLVALLVLAIVTVGAIWLWYASQLQAVSPGSDQKIAVTVKAGTGPAGIAALLKDKQLIRSEAAFNWYVRLHQVADKLQAGPYRLSKGDDVPKLVRQLTSGDVDTFSVTFLPGDTLEGHEKALKKAGFSEAAIAAAFAKTYDLPLFADKPASANLEGYIYGETYEFPANASAQDVLIRSFEEFSAIVKKDDLATLYKKQGLTLYEGITLASIIQREVTSPADQQQVAQVFYLRLKKDMPLGSDVTYQYIADKTGQARSPNLDSPYNTRKYPGLPPGPIASPGASALYAVAHPAKGEYLYFLSGDDGKTYFAHTNTEHEANIEHHCQEKCKIL
- a CDS encoding hypothetical protein (RAAC3_TM7_1_42); its protein translation is MQKVIIISCLVGSATIILITSGFFNSLLLFLLIGKLPGLTTTLTAETMQVVTAFSTVLFAFITLNRNRQHLASLAMQLDKLLRTVGSVVVSRQNRLRP
- a CDS encoding GTPase obg (RAAC3_TM7_1_44) codes for the protein MFVDTAKVFIQAGKGGDGAVSFRHEIYIDKGGPDGGDGGRGGDVIFEATKNLNTLLDFRYKPELKAKPGKNGAKRNRRGRSGEGLIVKVPIGTVVKRDGRVIADLVEDFQQAVIAKGGDGGFGNAHFKSSVRQTPKIAELGEAGDTFEAELELKLLADVGLVGFPNAGKSTFLSVVSNARPEIADYPFTTLTPNLGVADIDEDSLLIADIPGLIEGASEGKGLGDAFLRHVERTSVLLHLIDAYSNDVAKDYQTIRQELERYSPELVKRPEIIALTKVEGLDEDLLTMQKDELKKVAKDQQIVAISSAAHIGITDLLRALNTLVKDARETIASEETEDAATPRITLSRVEHEKAWRVERKKDEDEQEYFEVTGTRIEKFARRTDFSGFQNVNRLRDIMKKMGIMHELTRQGAVGDSIIRIGKAEFTLIEQRED
- a CDS encoding Holliday junction resolvase YqgF (RAAC3_TM7_1_47) — its product is MTHTKAYLGLDVGTVRIGVALADDIVRIAIPYGTLDVDGNELREIARLVIDNNISHIVVGYPRNQAGEPTAQSRLVEAFSENLKDMAPHLEFQDESLTSVLAEDRLKKRGGAYTKGDIDAEAATIILQDYLEQRV